In Isoptericola variabilis 225, the genomic window ATGCGGGCGTCGTGGCCGATCGCGTCCGCGAGCTGCGTCACGTCGCCGCCCGCGACCTCGCACAGCTCGGCCATCGCGTTGATGAAGGAGATCTTCGTGGCGAGGAACGAGTTCGCCGCCACCTTGACGAGCTCCGCGGTGGGGTAGTCGGTGACGATCCGCGGGATTCCCTCGGACAGCGGGGTCGCGTACACCTCGTCGAGCAGGGCGGCGGCGCGCTCGCCGCGCTCGCCGTCGGGCACGCCGTAGACGATGCGGTCCGGGTGCAGCGTGTCCTTGACGGCGAAGCCCTCGCGGAGGAACTCCGGGTTCCAGGCGAGGATCGCCCCGGGCTGCGCGCCGGCGACGACGTCCGCGAGCCGTGCGGCCGTGCCGACGGGGACGGTCGACTTGCCGACGACGAGGTCGTCGGGGCCGAGGTGCTTCGCGAGCTCGGAGACCGCCGCGTCGACGTACGTGAGGTCGGCGGCGTAGCCGTCCGCGGACTGCGGCGTGCCCACGCAGACGAAGTGCACCCGGGCGCCCGCGACGTCGGCCATGTCGGTGGTCACCGACAGGCGGCCGGTCTCGCCCACCTCCGTGAGGAGGTCCTCGAGCCCGGGCTCGAAGAAGGGCGACTTGCCGGCGGCGAGCGCCTCGACCTTCGACGCGTCCACGTCCACGCCGACCACGTCGTGCCCGAGCTTCGCCATGCTCGCCGCATGCACCGCCCCGAGGTACCCGAGGCCGATCACCGAGATCCTCACCGCTTGCTGCCTTTCACGTGACGACAGGCAGACGCTACCCGATGCGCCCGGTTCCCCGTAGCCGGGGCACTCCCGCCCGCTCCGGACGACCGACGGCGGCGGTAGGCTCCCGCACGATGAACCGACCGCACGAGACGGCTCCCGCCGACGTCACCGAGCCGCCTCTGGTTCGCGTCGTCTGCGTCGTCTACAACCCCGGACCCGAGCTCGACGTCTTCGTGACGAGCCTGGCACGCGCCACCACCCGCCCGTACGAGCTCGTCCTCGTCGACAACGGCGCACCGAGCGACCGGGTCGCGGCGCTCGAGCGCAGCGGCGCCGCGAGGATCGTCGACCCCGGCGGCAACGTCGGGTACGGCAGGGGCGCCAACGCCGGCGCCGCGGGGGCCACGGCACGCTGGCTCGTCGTCGCCAACCCCGACGTCGACTGGTCCCCGGGCTCCCTCGACGCCCTGCTCGACGCCGGCGAGCGGCACCCGGAGGCGGGCAGCCTCGGGCCGCGGATCCTCCAGGCGGACGGCACGGTGTACCCGTCGGCGCGCGCGCTGCCGTCGCTGCGCGTGGGCGCCGGGCACGCGCTGCTGAGCAAGCTCTGGCCCGCGAACCCGTGGACCCGCGCGTACCGCCAGGGCGACGCCTCCCGCGGCGACGCCGAGCGCCCGGTGGGCTGGCTGTCGGGCGCCTGCCTCCTGCTGCGCCCCGAGGCGTTCCGGGCGGTGGGCGGCTTCGACGAGCGCTACTTCATGTTCTTCGAGGACGTCGACCTGGGCGAGCGCCTCGGCCGGGCGGGCTGGAGCAACGTGTTCGTCCCGTCCGCGACCGTCACGCACCTGCAGGGCGCGTCGTGGAAGTCGACGCCGGCCCCGATGATCCGCGCGCACCACGCGAGCGCGCGCCGCTACCTGTTCGACCGGTACC contains:
- a CDS encoding UDP-glucose/GDP-mannose dehydrogenase family protein, translating into MRISVIGLGYLGAVHAASMAKLGHDVVGVDVDASKVEALAAGKSPFFEPGLEDLLTEVGETGRLSVTTDMADVAGARVHFVCVGTPQSADGYAADLTYVDAAVSELAKHLGPDDLVVGKSTVPVGTAARLADVVAGAQPGAILAWNPEFLREGFAVKDTLHPDRIVYGVPDGERGERAAALLDEVYATPLSEGIPRIVTDYPTAELVKVAANSFLATKISFINAMAELCEVAGGDVTQLADAIGHDARIGRRFLNAGLGFGGGCLPKDIRAFMARAGELGAGDAVEFLADVDDINNRRRARMVDLATEVLGGSVEGARIAVLGAAFKPDSDDIRDSPALDVAARLGQLGARVTVTDPEAIENARRRQPQLHYEQDVEDALRDADAVLVLTEWRQFRELDPVRAGELVARRTVLDGRNALDREAWTAAGWTYRALGRR
- a CDS encoding glycosyltransferase family 2 protein encodes the protein MNRPHETAPADVTEPPLVRVVCVVYNPGPELDVFVTSLARATTRPYELVLVDNGAPSDRVAALERSGAARIVDPGGNVGYGRGANAGAAGATARWLVVANPDVDWSPGSLDALLDAGERHPEAGSLGPRILQADGTVYPSARALPSLRVGAGHALLSKLWPANPWTRAYRQGDASRGDAERPVGWLSGACLLLRPEAFRAVGGFDERYFMFFEDVDLGERLGRAGWSNVFVPSATVTHLQGASWKSTPAPMIRAHHASARRYLFDRYPRWYQAPLRAAIGAGLWVREQVEVALSASARRRAQ